In a single window of the Pseudomonas oryzihabitans genome:
- a CDS encoding ATP-dependent Clp protease proteolytic subunit, whose protein sequence is MRRSSVAKRLAAGALVVLAAGCLPEASAEMAVIRGEGTAASADTASVYFNSGINDRSVSSLLAALSDIALKYPATKNVNLYLNSPGGSMEAGYVAYDFIRHYPLHINTIDAAATDSSATMIYCAAEDRYAAPLASFLLHPAAAAIAVNGYMKPDQAKQAFEDVERENLKFREIYKGCLKLAPEELTTLLSSESNRRRLGYDAAKDIGLITRAPDRLPRGTDRATYFVSDGGSR, encoded by the coding sequence ATGAGACGTTCGAGCGTTGCTAAACGGTTGGCCGCCGGGGCCTTGGTCGTGCTGGCCGCAGGCTGTCTGCCGGAGGCCTCCGCCGAGATGGCCGTCATCCGCGGCGAGGGCACGGCTGCCAGCGCCGACACCGCGTCGGTGTACTTCAACAGCGGTATCAACGACCGCTCGGTCAGCTCCCTGCTGGCCGCCCTGAGCGACATCGCCCTCAAGTACCCCGCCACCAAGAACGTCAACCTCTATCTCAACAGCCCGGGCGGCAGCATGGAGGCGGGCTATGTCGCCTACGACTTCATCCGCCACTATCCGCTGCACATCAATACCATCGACGCCGCCGCGACGGATTCATCCGCCACCATGATCTATTGCGCGGCCGAAGATCGTTACGCGGCGCCACTCGCCAGCTTTCTCCTGCATCCGGCCGCGGCGGCCATCGCCGTCAACGGCTACATGAAGCCGGATCAGGCCAAGCAGGCGTTCGAGGACGTCGAGCGCGAGAACCTCAAGTTCCGTGAGATCTACAAGGGCTGCCTCAAGCTGGCGCCAGAAGAGCTCACCACCCTGCTGTCCTCCGAAAGCAACAGGCGACGACTGGGCTACGACGCCGCCAAGGACATCGGTTTGATCACCCGGGCACCGGACCGGCTGCCGCGTGGGACCGACCGGGCTACCTACTTCGTCAGCGACGGCGGAAGCAGGTGA
- a CDS encoding bifunctional aspartate transaminase/aspartate 4-decarboxylase — protein sequence MSEVQDDYAQYAKLSPFELKDELIKLASGSENRLMLNAGRGNPNFLATLPRRAFFRLGLFATSEAELSYSYMPHGVGGLPQIDGIEARFERYTAEHRDQPGVLFLAKSLSYVRDQLGLSASAFLHEMVEGILGANYPVPPRMLRISEQVVSHYIVKEMIGGYVPAGSVDLFAVEGGTAAMTYIFHSLQQNGLVKRGDKVAIGMPAFTPYIEIPELEEFGLEQVHIHADPQANWQYPDSELDKLRDPTIKIFFCINPSNPASVKMDDRSLATVARLVAEARPDLFILTDDVYGTFADDFRSLFATCPRNTLLVYSFSKYFGATGWRLGVIGAHKDSIFDQALAELPEATKASLDRRYGSLLPDVRGLKFLDRLVADSRTVALNHTAGLSTPQQVQMVLFALFALMDESDGYKTELKKLVRRREAALYRELGVAPESDPNAVDYYTLLDLEDLARKLHGDAFATWVKAKFSSGDLLFRIARETGIVLLPGKGFGTQQPAARVSLANLNEYEYANIGRSLRAMAEQYFAEFEREDGNHPAQP from the coding sequence ATGAGCGAAGTCCAAGACGATTACGCCCAGTACGCCAAACTGAGTCCGTTCGAACTCAAGGACGAATTGATCAAGCTCGCCTCGGGCAGCGAGAACCGCCTGATGCTCAACGCCGGTCGCGGCAATCCCAACTTCCTGGCGACCCTGCCGAGGCGGGCCTTCTTCCGCCTCGGCCTGTTCGCCACCAGCGAGGCGGAACTGTCCTATTCCTACATGCCCCACGGGGTCGGCGGCCTGCCGCAGATCGATGGCATCGAGGCGCGCTTCGAGCGCTATACCGCCGAGCACCGCGACCAGCCCGGCGTGCTGTTCCTGGCCAAGAGCCTGAGCTATGTGCGCGACCAGCTGGGACTTTCGGCCTCGGCCTTCCTCCACGAGATGGTGGAAGGCATCCTCGGCGCCAACTACCCGGTGCCGCCGCGCATGCTCAGGATCTCCGAGCAGGTGGTCAGCCATTACATCGTCAAGGAGATGATCGGCGGCTACGTGCCCGCCGGCTCGGTCGACCTCTTCGCCGTGGAGGGCGGCACGGCCGCCATGACCTACATCTTCCATTCGCTGCAACAGAACGGCCTGGTCAAGCGGGGTGACAAGGTGGCCATCGGCATGCCGGCCTTCACTCCCTACATCGAGATCCCGGAGCTGGAAGAATTCGGTCTGGAGCAGGTGCACATCCACGCCGACCCCCAGGCGAACTGGCAGTATCCGGACAGCGAACTCGACAAGCTGCGCGATCCGACGATCAAGATCTTCTTCTGCATCAATCCCAGCAATCCGGCGTCGGTGAAGATGGACGACCGCAGCCTGGCCACTGTCGCCCGCCTCGTCGCCGAGGCGCGTCCGGACCTCTTCATCCTCACCGACGATGTCTACGGCACCTTTGCCGACGACTTCCGTTCGCTGTTCGCCACCTGCCCGCGCAACACCCTGCTGGTGTATTCCTTCTCCAAGTACTTCGGTGCCACCGGCTGGCGCCTGGGGGTGATAGGCGCGCACAAGGACAGCATCTTCGACCAGGCCCTGGCCGAGCTGCCCGAGGCGACCAAGGCTTCCCTGGACCGCCGCTATGGCAGCTTGCTGCCGGACGTGCGCGGCCTCAAGTTTCTCGATCGGCTCGTCGCCGACAGCCGCACCGTGGCGCTCAACCACACGGCCGGACTTTCCACGCCGCAGCAGGTGCAGATGGTGCTGTTCGCGCTGTTCGCCCTGATGGACGAAAGCGACGGCTACAAGACCGAACTGAAGAAGCTGGTGCGGCGCCGCGAAGCTGCCCTCTATCGCGAACTGGGCGTCGCCCCGGAGAGCGATCCCAACGCCGTCGACTATTACACCCTGCTGGATCTGGAAGACCTGGCCCGCAAGCTCCATGGCGACGCCTTCGCCACCTGGGTGAAGGCCAAGTTCAGCAGTGGTGACCTGCTGTTCCGCATCGCCAGGGAGACCGGCATCGTGCTCCTGCCCGGCAAGGGCTTCGGCACTCAGCAACCGGCTGCCCGGGTGTCCCTCGCCAACCTCAACGAATACGAGTACGCCAACATCGGCCGCTCGCTGCGAGCCATGGCGGAGCAGTATTTCGCCGAGTTTGAAAGGGAGGACGGCAACCACCCGGCGCAGCCCTGA
- a CDS encoding transporter: MGIRIPLAPLAFILILRSADVTADGARDWENVPVDTNILFLYYTYSNSEASVDPSLPIKGVEVDAHVPLVRYARTFALGDRVAGFQLIVPYGFVDARLKGTRLSTDTEGLGDITAIFLANLYGAPALTRQQFQTWTAGPFLTASMAVTLPTGDYDKDALLNVGKHRWALKPQLSFGAPFGQGGLLAINGNVQFFSDNSENRNGRLEQAPLYGIEAHLSHDAGKRAWLSLDTFYAYGGTTRVSDEDQDNRQRTLRLGVSGSYSFTSTTAVSTAVTRTVLREDYTPAATTFSINVNHAF; the protein is encoded by the coding sequence ATGGGCATCCGGATACCCCTTGCTCCGCTGGCCTTCATCCTGATCCTCCGGTCCGCAGACGTTACGGCCGACGGCGCCCGGGACTGGGAAAACGTGCCCGTCGACACCAACATCCTGTTTCTCTATTACACCTATTCGAACAGCGAGGCGTCGGTCGATCCCTCCTTGCCGATCAAGGGGGTGGAGGTTGATGCCCATGTTCCCCTGGTGAGGTATGCCCGCACCTTCGCGCTGGGCGATCGCGTGGCGGGCTTTCAGTTGATAGTGCCCTACGGCTTCGTCGATGCGCGGCTCAAGGGGACGCGATTGAGTACCGACACCGAGGGCCTCGGCGACATTACCGCCATCTTTCTGGCAAACCTCTATGGCGCTCCGGCTCTGACTCGGCAGCAGTTTCAGACGTGGACCGCGGGCCCTTTCCTGACCGCTTCGATGGCGGTGACCCTGCCAACCGGCGACTACGACAAGGATGCTCTGCTCAACGTAGGCAAGCACCGCTGGGCCTTGAAGCCGCAACTGTCCTTTGGGGCACCCTTTGGCCAGGGCGGCCTGTTGGCGATCAATGGCAACGTGCAGTTCTTCAGTGACAACAGCGAGAATCGCAACGGGCGGTTGGAGCAGGCACCGCTCTACGGTATCGAGGCTCATTTGAGCCATGACGCAGGCAAGCGCGCCTGGCTGTCGCTGGATACCTTCTATGCCTATGGCGGAACCACCCGCGTGAGTGACGAGGATCAGGACAATCGCCAGCGTACGCTGCGCCTGGGCGTCAGTGGCAGCTACAGTTTCACCTCCACGACGGCGGTGAGCACAGCGGTCACCCGGACCGTCCTGCGCGAGGATTACACCCCGGCCGCCACGACCTTCTCGATAAACGTCAACCATGCGTTTTAA
- a CDS encoding YajD family HNH nuclease, translating to MATDTSKLDRILAETQRERERGYRDKALKMYPHVCGRCAREFAGKRLSELTVHHRDHNHDNNPQDGSNWELLCLYCHDNEHSRYTDQQYFSDSSLGTPKVAQATHNPFAGLAGLLKKD from the coding sequence ATGGCTACCGATACCTCGAAGCTGGATCGAATCCTCGCCGAGACCCAGCGCGAGCGCGAACGCGGCTATCGTGACAAGGCGCTGAAGATGTATCCCCACGTCTGTGGTCGCTGCGCGCGGGAATTCGCCGGCAAGCGCCTGAGCGAGCTGACCGTGCATCATCGCGACCACAACCACGACAACAATCCCCAGGATGGCTCCAACTGGGAATTGCTCTGCCTGTACTGCCACGACAACGAGCACAGCCGCTACACCGATCAGCAGTATTTCAGCGACAGCTCCCTGGGCACGCCCAAGGTGGCCCAGGCCACCCACAACCCCTTCGCGGGGCTGGCGGGACTGCTGAAAAAGGACTAA
- a CDS encoding alkyl/aryl-sulfatase gives MRLSGWMIPLSLIGSLASAAEQASAPQGASPATITANRQLLGVLDFADTSDFDDALRGRIATFPEGVIRDEKGKVVWDLAGYGFLEAPQAPDTVNPSLWRQERLNNIAGLFQVTEGIYQVRGLDLSNMTLIEGKTGVIVIDPLISTETAAAALALYRQQRGNRPVKAVIYSHSHVDHYGGVKGVVSEDQVRSGAVRVYAPNGFLEHAVSENVYAGTAMSRRAQYMYGALLPKSPTGQVGAGLGKTTSRGTVSLIAPTDILGADGEAEVTRTIDGLEVEFQLTPGTEAPAEMNMYLPAYRALGAAENATHTLHNILTIRGAEVRDAKKWSEYLDQTLARYGNRSEVLFAQHHWPTWGRDRVETLLADQRDMYRYIHDQTLRLINLGLTPMEIADTLESLPEPLARRWYNRGYYGTLSHNVRAVYQRYLGFYDGNPANLNPLPPVEAARRYVAVMGGEEQVVSKAQVSYDQGDYRWVAELMKHVVFANPASRRGRELLANALEQMGYQSEAGTWRNAMLMGASELRNGVPPASSTTASPDTLKALTLDMYFDYLGIRLNGPKAARSGDSVLNWIFDDLGETQVLTLRSGVLTHRKAQAVATADATVRLSRSTLDTINLGQTTFDKAIEDGAIVIEGRREAVTQLLANLDDFENVFNIVTP, from the coding sequence ATGCGTCTGTCAGGCTGGATGATCCCCCTTTCCCTCATCGGCTCCCTGGCGAGTGCGGCAGAGCAGGCGTCCGCGCCGCAAGGCGCCAGCCCGGCAACCATCACGGCCAATCGGCAGCTCCTTGGCGTGCTGGACTTCGCCGATACCTCCGACTTCGATGACGCCTTGCGTGGGCGGATCGCGACGTTTCCCGAGGGTGTGATCCGCGATGAAAAAGGCAAGGTGGTCTGGGACCTGGCGGGCTATGGGTTCCTGGAGGCGCCGCAGGCGCCGGATACCGTCAATCCCAGCCTGTGGCGGCAGGAGCGCCTGAACAACATCGCGGGTCTTTTCCAGGTCACCGAGGGTATCTACCAGGTGCGGGGGCTGGACTTGTCCAACATGACCCTCATCGAGGGCAAGACCGGCGTCATCGTCATCGACCCGCTGATTTCCACCGAGACCGCCGCCGCTGCACTGGCGCTCTATCGCCAGCAGCGCGGCAATCGCCCAGTGAAGGCCGTCATCTATTCGCACTCCCATGTGGATCACTACGGCGGCGTGAAGGGCGTGGTCAGCGAAGACCAGGTTCGCTCCGGAGCGGTCAGGGTCTATGCCCCGAACGGTTTCCTCGAGCACGCGGTTTCCGAAAACGTCTATGCCGGGACCGCGATGAGCCGTCGGGCCCAGTACATGTACGGGGCGCTGTTGCCGAAGAGCCCCACGGGTCAGGTCGGCGCCGGGCTGGGCAAGACCACCTCGCGGGGCACGGTGAGTCTCATCGCGCCCACCGACATCCTCGGGGCCGACGGCGAGGCTGAGGTGACCAGGACCATCGACGGCCTGGAGGTCGAGTTTCAGCTGACACCCGGAACCGAGGCTCCGGCCGAAATGAACATGTACCTCCCGGCCTATCGGGCGCTGGGCGCAGCGGAGAACGCCACCCATACCCTGCATAACATTCTCACGATCCGTGGCGCGGAAGTGCGGGATGCCAAGAAATGGTCCGAGTATCTCGACCAGACCCTGGCTCGCTACGGCAACAGGAGCGAGGTGCTGTTCGCCCAGCACCATTGGCCGACCTGGGGGCGGGACAGGGTCGAGACGCTGCTGGCGGATCAAAGGGACATGTATCGGTACATCCATGACCAGACGCTGCGGCTGATAAATCTCGGCCTGACGCCCATGGAGATCGCTGATACGCTCGAAAGCCTACCGGAGCCGTTGGCGCGGCGGTGGTACAACCGCGGCTACTACGGGACCCTCAGTCATAACGTACGCGCAGTCTACCAGCGCTATCTGGGGTTCTACGACGGCAACCCCGCGAATCTCAACCCCTTGCCGCCCGTCGAGGCCGCCCGGCGCTACGTCGCTGTCATGGGGGGCGAGGAGCAGGTCGTCAGCAAGGCTCAGGTGTCCTATGACCAGGGCGACTATCGCTGGGTGGCGGAGCTCATGAAGCACGTGGTGTTCGCCAACCCCGCTTCGCGGCGTGGCCGGGAGCTCCTGGCGAATGCGCTCGAACAGATGGGCTACCAAAGCGAGGCAGGCACCTGGCGCAACGCCATGCTGATGGGCGCCAGCGAGCTCCGCAACGGTGTCCCTCCCGCATCGTCCACTACCGCCTCGCCTGATACGCTCAAGGCCCTGACCCTGGATATGTATTTCGATTACCTGGGCATTCGCCTGAATGGTCCCAAGGCAGCCAGATCCGGCGACAGCGTCTTGAACTGGATCTTCGACGACCTGGGCGAGACGCAGGTGCTGACCCTGCGTTCGGGGGTCCTGACGCATCGCAAGGCGCAGGCGGTGGCGACGGCGGACGCCACCGTCCGGCTCTCGCGAAGCACGCTCGACACCATCAACCTGGGCCAGACGACCTTCGACAAGGCCATCGAGGACGGGGCCATCGTCATCGAAGGACGTCGCGAGGCGGTCACTCAACTGCTGGCCAACCTCGACGACTTCGAAAATGTCTTCAACATCGTGACGCCTTGA